One Chloroflexota bacterium DNA segment encodes these proteins:
- the erpA gene encoding iron-sulfur cluster insertion protein ErpA translates to MSDVAVKPMTAIEIDPALVTVTASAANRLLSIKQEKELSDEYALRVFVAGGGCSGLQYGMSFDDQTNEGDTEFFASGLRVIVDPMSAQYIGGASIDYIDSLMGGGFKIDNPNATSSCGCGSSFKPKNGEAPASGGSCGSGAGGCGCH, encoded by the coding sequence ATGAGCGATGTAGCAGTAAAACCAATGACTGCCATTGAAATCGATCCAGCATTGGTCACGGTGACGGCATCAGCAGCAAATCGCTTGTTGTCGATCAAGCAAGAAAAAGAATTGTCCGATGAATATGCCCTGCGGGTTTTTGTGGCCGGCGGTGGCTGTTCAGGCTTGCAATATGGTATGAGCTTCGATGATCAAACCAACGAAGGCGATACCGAATTCTTCGCCAGTGGCTTGCGGGTAATTGTAGACCCAATGAGCGCTCAATACATTGGCGGTGCCTCGATCGATTACATCGACAGTTTGATGGGTGGCGGTTTCAAAATTGATAACCCCAACGCAACCTCAAGCTGTGGCTGTGGTAGCTCGTTCAAACCCAAAAATGGCGAAGCTCCCGCCAGTGGTGGTAGCTGTGGCAGCGGGGCCGGCGGCTGCGGCTGTCACTAA
- a CDS encoding VanZ family protein: MKRRHFYGWLGLLYTLAVFGLAWHNWTGSTTQPSLQLHIGATIRAAIQQGGRVALINIVGNVAAFAPSSWLLAFWRPKLRLWQIGLIGIGISCTVELGQYWLGYRVVDIDDVVLNSLGFCLAGSVARASQRLIQRCTREADRGDSS; the protein is encoded by the coding sequence ATGAAGCGCAGACATTTCTATGGTTGGTTGGGGTTGCTCTATACATTGGCCGTATTTGGCCTAGCATGGCATAATTGGACAGGTAGCACAACCCAGCCTAGCCTTCAATTGCACATCGGAGCCACAATCAGGGCAGCCATCCAGCAAGGGGGGCGGGTTGCTTTGATTAATATCGTCGGAAATGTGGCGGCATTTGCCCCTAGCAGCTGGCTTTTAGCCTTCTGGCGGCCCAAACTGCGGCTTTGGCAAATTGGTCTCATTGGTATTGGGATAAGTTGCACCGTCGAGCTTGGTCAATATTGGCTGGGCTATCGGGTTGTTGATATTGATGATGTTGTGTTGAATAGCTTGGGGTTTTGCCTCGCTGGCAGCGTTGCTCGCGCAAGCCAACGCTTGATTCAACGGTGTACGAGGGAAGCCGATCGTGGCGATTCCAGCTGA
- a CDS encoding rhodanese, which yields MYNNQSAEDIAARIAAGEDLYLLDVREPNEWEIASIAGSERKAMSQINDWWGELPKDREIVVFCHHGGRSAQVCQALATQAGFTQLTNMTGGIDRWSVAVDSSIKRY from the coding sequence ATGTATAACAACCAAAGTGCCGAAGACATTGCTGCCCGCATTGCCGCTGGGGAAGATTTGTATCTGCTCGATGTGCGCGAACCCAACGAATGGGAAATTGCCAGTATCGCAGGCAGCGAACGCAAAGCAATGAGCCAAATTAACGATTGGTGGGGCGAATTGCCCAAAGATCGCGAGATTGTGGTCTTTTGTCACCATGGCGGTCGCTCGGCTCAAGTGTGTCAGGCGCTTGCTACCCAAGCAGGGTTTACCCAACTCACCAACATGACTGGCGGGATTGATCGCTGGTCGGTAGCGGTCGATTCCAGCATCAAGCGCTACTAA
- a CDS encoding DUF309 domain-containing protein gives MDMPIQQTSEFIQGFELFNAGHYWHAHEAWEVQWLQRSGNERDLLQGLIQTAAALVHWSRGNPKGLLLNWHKAAPKLQAALAWVDFLDLQHVIVTMQALVDDQAKHPPQLRFVSASDPLCNQH, from the coding sequence ATGGACATGCCAATCCAGCAAACCAGTGAATTTATCCAAGGCTTCGAGTTATTCAATGCTGGCCACTATTGGCATGCCCACGAAGCTTGGGAAGTGCAATGGCTCCAACGAAGCGGCAACGAACGTGATTTGCTCCAAGGCCTGATCCAAACCGCTGCGGCGTTGGTTCATTGGTCGCGGGGCAACCCCAAAGGTTTGTTGCTCAATTGGCATAAAGCCGCTCCCAAGCTCCAAGCCGCCCTAGCTTGGGTCGATTTTCTTGATCTTCAGCATGTAATTGTTACCATGCAAGCACTGGTTGATGATCAGGCTAAGCATCCGCCGCAATTGCGTTTCGTTTCAGCTTCCGATCCACTTTGCAATCAACATTGA
- a CDS encoding response regulator, with protein MSEIILVVDDEARSIDTLRRVLERERYTVRIARDGVEALADIQACMPDLVLLDVTMPVMNGFEVCRRLRDREETQLLPVAMLTGLNDDESRILGLEMGADDFINKPFERTVLLARIRSLLRVRRLTEELESTERVIFTLATTVESRDPYTEGHLRRLASYSYALATACGCDAKESRLIRYGGLLHDIGKIAIRETVLQKEGKLTSEEYDEMKKHPQIGANIVAPMRFSVSVGPMVLHHHERWDGKGYPHGIAGDTIPLGARIIAVVDSFDAMTTDRPYRKGMSRAEAVQVLQSGRNTQWQAELVDLFVELIEHGHVASDDLSWVLRNA; from the coding sequence ATGTCGGAGATCATTTTAGTTGTTGATGATGAGGCTCGTAGTATTGATACCTTGCGACGGGTGCTTGAACGTGAGCGCTATACCGTGCGCATCGCTCGTGATGGTGTCGAGGCACTAGCTGACATTCAAGCATGTATGCCTGATTTGGTCTTGCTCGATGTAACCATGCCCGTTATGAATGGGTTTGAGGTCTGTCGGCGGTTGCGCGACCGCGAGGAAACCCAGTTGTTGCCAGTGGCCATGCTCACCGGCCTCAACGATGATGAATCGCGGATTTTGGGCTTGGAGATGGGCGCTGATGATTTTATCAACAAGCCGTTCGAGCGCACTGTGCTCTTGGCCCGCATTCGCTCGCTGCTACGAGTGCGTCGCCTCACCGAGGAACTTGAAAGCACTGAGCGAGTAATTTTCACCCTCGCTACGACGGTCGAATCACGTGATCCCTACACTGAAGGCCACTTGCGCCGCCTAGCTTCGTATAGTTATGCCTTGGCGACGGCCTGCGGCTGCGATGCCAAAGAGTCGCGTTTGATTCGCTATGGTGGTTTGTTGCATGACATCGGCAAAATTGCTATCCGCGAAACCGTACTACAAAAAGAGGGCAAACTCACCAGCGAAGAATACGACGAGATGAAGAAGCATCCGCAAATTGGGGCAAATATTGTCGCGCCAATGCGCTTTTCGGTTTCGGTTGGGCCAATGGTTTTACACCATCATGAACGTTGGGATGGCAAAGGCTATCCGCATGGAATCGCTGGTGATACAATTCCGCTAGGGGCGCGGATTATCGCGGTGGTCGATAGCTTCGATGCGATGACGACCGATCGACCTTATCGCAAAGGTATGAGCCGTGCCGAAGCAGTGCAAGTGCTTCAATCGGGGCGTAACACCCAATGGCAAGCCGAATTGGTCGATCTCTTCGTCGAATTGATCGAACATGGCCATGTGGCTTCCGATGATCTTAGTTGGGTGCTGCGCAACGCCTAA
- a CDS encoding methyltransferase domain-containing protein encodes MHPDLLPWLRCPVSQTSLSLHDARWRDGMIWSGTLVSAVGHSWPIRDGIVDLLPRAAAWNGAQVVNRLPLAAWGYERLWRWQALSTLSGRSFPVDEELALLIAQLAPQRGGVYLDLACSNGLYARAIAAALPADSYCIALDHSLPMLREAQRRSRAKRLKISYIRGLAEDLPFADQCLAGVACGGSINEFVRPDRAISEVRRCLLAAGRSFWMQAQQAASRSGRLLQTFLLSGGIQFLAGDQFVESLRAAGLYVAYEQRDGAVQIVATRGRIIA; translated from the coding sequence ATGCATCCTGATTTGCTTCCATGGTTGCGTTGTCCGGTTTCACAAACCAGCCTTAGCCTGCACGATGCCCGTTGGCGCGATGGCATGATTTGGTCGGGCACTTTGGTCAGCGCCGTCGGTCACAGTTGGCCTATTCGCGATGGAATTGTCGATCTGTTGCCACGCGCCGCAGCTTGGAATGGCGCACAGGTGGTCAATCGGCTGCCCTTAGCCGCGTGGGGCTATGAACGGCTCTGGCGTTGGCAAGCCTTGAGCACGCTCAGCGGGCGCAGTTTTCCGGTCGATGAAGAATTAGCCCTGCTAATCGCTCAATTAGCACCACAACGCGGTGGTGTTTACCTCGATTTGGCTTGCTCGAATGGCTTGTATGCGCGGGCAATCGCCGCAGCTCTCCCCGCCGATAGTTATTGTATTGCCCTTGATCATTCGTTGCCAATGTTGCGCGAAGCCCAACGCCGCAGCCGCGCTAAACGCCTCAAAATTAGCTACATCCGTGGTTTAGCTGAGGATCTGCCGTTTGCCGACCAATGTTTGGCGGGCGTGGCGTGTGGTGGCTCGATCAACGAGTTTGTTCGGCCAGATCGGGCAATTTCTGAGGTACGCCGCTGTTTATTAGCCGCAGGCCGCAGTTTTTGGATGCAAGCCCAGCAGGCTGCCTCACGCTCAGGCCGTTTATTGCAAACATTTTTATTAAGCGGCGGAATTCAATTTCTGGCAGGCGATCAGTTTGTCGAAAGTTTACGCGCCGCTGGCTTGTATGTCGCCTACGAACAGCGCGATGGCGCAGTCCAAATTGTGGCAACTCGTGGCCGGATTATTGCTTAG